One window of the Salvia splendens isolate huo1 chromosome 1, SspV2, whole genome shotgun sequence genome contains the following:
- the LOC121802343 gene encoding probable ribonuclease P/MRP protein subunit POP5 produces MVGFKNRYLIMEVFLDPNKEFSVDEPIRITSKNLWEAIVKSILVNFGECGLASATNSSKVKYVNPTTKHVIIRTSREDYQKVWAAITMIKSVGHCPVVFNLLDLSGSIKACKTAALKLEELKFEQYKLSAGDRLTAYAHKEMQNCLATLKLLEH; encoded by the exons ATGGTAGGATTTAAGAATAGGTACTTGATAATGGAGGTTTTTCTGGACCCAAACAAAGAATTTTCGGTGGATGAACCTATTAGGATCACTTCTAAGAATTTATGGGAAGCAATTGTAAAAAGCATTCTTGTGAACTTTGGGGAATGTGGTCTAGCGTCGGCCACAAATTCTTCTAAAG TGAAGTATGTGAATCCAACTACAAAACATGTCATCATTAGAACTTCAAGAGAGGACTACCAGAAAGTTTGGGCTGCAATTACAATGATTAAGAGCGTGGGGCATTGTCCTGTGGTTTTCAACCTCCTTGACCTTAGTG GAAGCATCAAGGCCTGCAAAACTGCTGCTCTCAAGCTCGAGGAGTTGAAATTTGAACAGTACAAGTTATCGGCCGGTGACCGCCTCACAGCCTATGCTCATAAGGAGATGCAAAACTGCCTTGCGACTCTCAAACTCTTGGAACATTAG